One window of Desulfobaculum bizertense DSM 18034 genomic DNA carries:
- a CDS encoding RlmE family RNA methyltransferase: MKTYRDYYFLKAKRENYPARSVYKLQELDKRFNLFRKGNKVLDLGAAPGSWTLFSAKKVGEQGFVLSADIQTTETSFPPNVAFHQEDVFERSDEFNAELESRGPFNLVISDMAPKTIGHKFTDQARSMNLAEEALAVACQTLVLGGHFVVKVFQGPDDQNYMKTLRIYFKTVKTFKPKSSRAESKEIFFVGMGFKGIPEDA; the protein is encoded by the coding sequence ATGAAAACGTACCGCGATTATTATTTTTTGAAGGCCAAGCGGGAAAATTATCCTGCCCGGTCCGTGTATAAGCTTCAGGAACTGGACAAGCGCTTCAATCTTTTCCGCAAGGGAAACAAGGTTCTCGACCTTGGTGCAGCGCCTGGCTCCTGGACGCTTTTTTCTGCAAAAAAGGTCGGTGAGCAGGGCTTTGTCCTGTCCGCAGACATCCAGACAACAGAAACGTCTTTTCCGCCAAACGTGGCATTTCATCAGGAAGACGTTTTTGAGCGTAGTGATGAGTTTAACGCAGAACTGGAGTCACGTGGACCTTTTAATTTGGTTATTTCTGATATGGCCCCAAAAACCATTGGCCATAAATTTACTGACCAGGCCCGTTCCATGAATCTGGCAGAAGAAGCCCTTGCGGTCGCCTGCCAAACCTTGGTATTGGGCGGTCACTTCGTCGTGAAGGTCTTTCAGGGGCCAGACGACCAGAACTATATGAAAACGCTTCGCATCTATTTTAAGACTGTGAAGACATTCAAGCCCAAAAGTTCCCGCGCCGAGTCCAAGGAAATTTTCTTTGTTGGCATGGGATTTAAAGGAATTCCCGAAGACGCCTAG
- the ruvC gene encoding crossover junction endodeoxyribonuclease RuvC — protein sequence MGADSKDVCVLGIDPGSRVTGFGIVREVSGCARLVETGTLRMGSEKNLGRRLGKIYEGIAALVEKYQPDEAAIENVFVSKNTMSALKLGQARGAAIAACAVAGLPVSEYEPTKVKQALVGTGRAQKSQVAFMVAQILGVPKPDWAEDASDALGIALCHLNMRRMKRLTGL from the coding sequence ATGGGTGCAGACTCCAAAGACGTATGTGTACTTGGAATTGACCCGGGGTCTCGTGTGACAGGCTTTGGCATTGTCCGCGAGGTCTCGGGTTGCGCCCGGTTAGTGGAGACGGGGACGCTTCGAATGGGGAGTGAAAAAAATCTTGGTCGACGGCTCGGCAAAATCTATGAAGGTATTGCCGCGCTGGTTGAGAAATATCAGCCAGACGAGGCCGCGATTGAGAATGTCTTTGTTTCCAAGAACACCATGAGTGCGCTCAAGCTGGGGCAGGCTAGGGGAGCAGCAATTGCTGCCTGTGCTGTCGCAGGCTTGCCTGTTTCCGAGTATGAGCCTACAAAAGTAAAACAGGCACTTGTCGGAACCGGACGGGCACAAAAATCTCAGGTTGCCTTCATGGTTGCCCAGATTCTTGGGGTACCCAAACCGGACTGGGCAGAGGATGCCAGTGACGCTTTGGGCATTGCCCTTTGTCATCTCAACATGCGCCGCATGAAGCGGCTCACGGGGCTATGA
- a CDS encoding YebC/PmpR family DNA-binding transcriptional regulator — protein sequence MAGHSKWHNIMHRKGRQDAKRGKAFTKAAKEIILAAKGGGDPESNARLRAAIQAAKAVNLPKDKIENAIKKGTGELDGGEVFEVVYEGYGPAGVALLVDAATDNKNRTVADVRHILSRNNGNMGEAGCVSWMFEKKGLLYFPKDQYSEDQVMEIGLDAGAEDVVDDDEAWEVRTAPEDFADVQAAFAEAEMTPTSAEVSMIAQNNIDVEKDQAMKLMKLVDLLEDHDDVQNVYHNANLPDELLAELG from the coding sequence ATGGCTGGTCATAGTAAATGGCATAACATCATGCACAGAAAGGGGCGTCAGGACGCCAAGCGCGGTAAAGCCTTCACCAAGGCAGCAAAGGAAATCATTCTTGCTGCAAAAGGCGGCGGTGATCCCGAATCCAATGCCCGTCTGCGTGCTGCCATTCAGGCCGCCAAGGCCGTGAACCTGCCCAAGGACAAAATCGAAAACGCTATCAAGAAAGGCACCGGCGAACTCGACGGTGGTGAAGTCTTTGAAGTTGTTTACGAAGGTTACGGTCCTGCAGGTGTTGCTCTGCTCGTTGACGCTGCTACAGATAACAAAAACCGCACAGTAGCTGATGTTCGTCACATCCTGTCCCGCAATAACGGAAATATGGGCGAAGCTGGCTGTGTTTCCTGGATGTTCGAGAAGAAGGGCCTCCTGTACTTCCCCAAGGATCAGTACAGCGAAGATCAGGTCATGGAAATTGGCCTTGATGCTGGTGCCGAAGACGTGGTCGACGATGATGAAGCATGGGAAGTTCGCACTGCTCCCGAGGATTTCGCCGACGTGCAGGCTGCTTTTGCCGAGGCTGAAATGACTCCGACCAGCGCTGAAGTCTCCATGATTGCCCAGAACAACATTGACGTTGAGAAAGATCAGGCCATGAAGCTCATGAAGCTTGTTGACCTGCTCGAAGACCACGACGATGTGCAGAACGTCTACCACAACGCCAATCTTCCTGACGAACTTCTGGCTGAGCTGGGATAA